Proteins found in one Vicia villosa cultivar HV-30 ecotype Madison, WI unplaced genomic scaffold, Vvil1.0 ctg.000262F_1_1_1, whole genome shotgun sequence genomic segment:
- the LOC131626110 gene encoding protein BONZAI 3-like — protein sequence MGGCCSDIRGGKQAVGAQQASTSNTNDNDAVDFFYTTQGFQPLFTQLQLSFSASNLLDRDIASKSDPMVVVYAKKGDGKLEELGRTEVIMNSLNPEWIEKINIAFHFETVQPLVFHVYDIDTTYHGVPTKTLKLNEQDFLGEASCTLSEIVTKPSKSLTLRLQSKSENISQRNQGAITIHAEETVAARSAVEIIFRCSHLDNKDRFSKSDPFLRISRMVETGGSVPICKTEVIDDNLNPKWKPLCLGVQQFGSKDNPLVIECFDFNSSGNHVLIGKMQKSVADLEKLYQEKKGANFVMPSKHHGQEKVLKGQLFVDQYCEKEQFSFIDYISSGFELNFMVAVDFTASNGNPQQPDSLHYISGSGQLNSYQKAIMEVGEVIQFYDSDKWFPAWGFGGQIPGGTVSHCFNLNGNPTSSEVVGVEGIMDAYARALHTVRLSGPTLFGPVINKAAQIAADSLSLYNNSAKYHVLLIITDGVVTDLQESINALVNASDLPLSILIVGVGNTDFKSMEILDADNGRRLKSSTGRVATRDIVQFVPMREVHSGQISVVQALLEELPNQFLTFMRSRDVKPLTSYFPHGASSNQ from the exons ATGGGAGGTTGTTGTTCAGATATCAGAGGAGGTAAACAAGCTGTGGGAGCTCAACAAGCTTCAACCAGCAACACCAATGATAATGACGCCGTTGATTTCTTCTACACTACTCAAGGTTTTCAACCATTGTTCACTCAACTTCAG TTATCTTTTTCAGCAAGTAACTTACTTGATCGGGACATTGCATCGAAG agCGATCCTATGGTTGTGGTATATGCAAAGAAAGGAGATGGAAAATTGGAAGAATTGGGACGCACAGAAGTCATAATGAATTCTTTGAATCCAGAATGgatagaaaaaattaatattgcatttcattttgaGACTGTGCAACCACTTGTATTTCATGTATATGACATTGACACAACATATCACGGTGTTCCCACCAAGACACTAAAACTGAATGAACAAGATTTCCTTGGAGAGGCTAGTTGCACTTTATCAGAG ATAGTGACCAAACCAAGCAAGAGTTTAACATTAAGGCTTCAAAGCAAAAGCGAGAACATTAGTCAAAGAAATCAAGGGGCGATTACCATTCATGCTGAGGAGACTGTTGCTGCAAGGAGTGCTGTTGAGATTATTTTTCGTTGTTCTCACTTGGATAACAAAGACAGATTTTCTAAAAGT GATCCTTTTCTAAGAATATCAAGAATGGTTGAAACTGGAGGTTCGGTTCCAATTTGCAAGACCGAGGTCATAGATGACAATTTAAATCCGAAATGGAAACCACTTTGTCTTGGTGTCCAGCAGTTTGGAAGTAAA GATAATCCATTAGTTATAGAGTGTTTTGATTTCAATAGTAGTGGCAATCATGTACTGATCGG TAAAATGCAGAAATCAGTAGCAGATCTGGAAAAGTTATACCAAGAGAAGAAAGGCGCCAATTTTGTTATGCCATCCAAACACCATGGACAAGAGAAG GTTCTGAAGGGTCAACTCTTTGTGGATCAATATTGTGAAAAGGAACAATTCAGCTTTATTGATTACATATCTAGTGGATTTGAGCTAAACTTCATGGTTGCAGTAGATTTCACTG CTTCCAATGGAAATCCTCAACAGCCAGATTCTTTGCATTACATCAGTGGATCCGGTCAGTTAAATTCATATCAAAAG GCTATAATGGAAGTTGGAGAAGTTATTCAGTTTTATGATTCTGATAAGTGGTTTCCTGCTTGGGGGTTTGGAGGCCAGATACCCGGTGGTACCGTATCTCACTGTTTTAATCTGAATGGGAATCCAACTAGCTCTGAG GTGGTAGGAGTTGAAGGCATAATGGATGCTTATGCTAGGGCTTTACACACAGTCCGCCTTTCAGGACCAACTTTATTTGGTCCAGTAATCAACAAGGCTGCACAGATTGCTGCCGACTCCCTTTCATTGTATAATAACAGCGCTAAGTACCATGTTCTGCTTATCATAACG GATGGAGTTGTTACGGATCTTCAAGAATCAATAAATGCTCTGGTTAACGCATCTGATCTTCCCTTATCGATTCTAATAGTTGGTGTTGGAAACACTGATTTCAAGAGCATGGAG ATACTTGATGCTGATAATGGACGTCGCCTGAAAAGTTCTACTGGCCGTGTAGCTACACGAGATATAGTGCAGTTTGTCCCCATGAGAGAAGTACACT CTGGACAAATCTCTGTTGTGCAAGCTCTTTTGGAGGAACTACCTAATCAATTTTTGACTTTCATGCGGAGTAGAGATGTCAAACCACTCACTTCCTATTTCCCGCATGGTGCATCCTCTAATCAATAG
- the LOC131626111 gene encoding protein BONZAI 3-like — MKCCALYIHIYNSFSLVLLSFRFHVYDIDTTYHHVPTKTLKLNDQEFLGEASCTLSEIVTKPSRSLTLKLQIKSQNISQRNQGAITIHAEETVAARSAVEIIFRCSHLDNKDRFSKSDPFLRISRVVETGGSVPICKTEVIDNNLNPKWKPLCLSVQQFGSKDNPLVIECFDFNSSGNHVLIGKMQKSVADLEKLYHEKKGANFVMPSKHHGQEKVLKGQLFVDQYCEKEQFSFIDYISSGFELNFMVAVDFTASNGNPQQPDSLHYISGSGQLNSYQKAIMEVGEVIQFYDSDKRFPAWGFGGKIPGGTVSHCFNLNGNPASSEVVRVEGIMEAYASALHTVRLSGPTLFGPVINKAAQMAADSLSSYNSTKYYVLLIITDGVVTDLQESINALVNASDLPLSILIVGVGSADFTSMEVLDADNGRRLQSSTGRVATRDIVQFVPMGEVHSGQISVVQALLEELPNQFLTFMRSRDVKPLTSYFPHAGSSTQ; from the exons ATGAAG TGTTGTGCTTTGtatatacatatttataactCATTCTCACTTGTTTTGCTTTCTTTCAGATTTCATGTGTATGACATTGATACAACATATCATCATGTTCCCACCAAG ACACTAAAACTGAATGATCAAGAGTTCCTTGGAGAGGCTAGTTGCACTTTATCAGAG ATAGTGACCAAACCAAGCAGGAGTTTAACTttgaagcttcaaatcaaaagcCAGAACATTAGTCAAAGAAATCAAGGGGCGATTACCATTCATGCTGAGGAGACTGTTGCTGCAAGGAGTGCTGTTGAGATTATTTTTCGTTGTTCTCACTTGGATAACAAAGACAGATTTTCTAAAAGT GATCCTTTTCTAAGGATATCAAGAGTGGTTGAAACTGGGGGTTCTGTTCCTATTTGCAAGACTGAAGTTATAGATAACAATTTAAATCCGAAATGGAAACCACTTTGTCTCAGTGTCCAGCAGTTTGGAAGTAAA GACAATCCATTAGTTATAGAGTGTTTCGATTTCAATAGTAGTGGCAATCATGTACTGATCGG TAAAATGCAGAAATCAGTAGCAGATCTGGAAAAGTTATACCATGAGAAGAAAGGCGCCAATTTTGTTATGCCATCCAAACACCATGGACAAGAGAAG GTTCTGAAGGGTCAACTCTTTGTGGATCAATATTGTGAAAAGGAACAATTCAGCTTTATTGATTACATATCTAGTGGATTTGAGCTAAACTTCATGGTTGCAGTAGATTTCACTG CTTCCAATGGAAATCCTCAACAGCCAGATTCTTTGCATTACATCAGTGGATCCGGTCAGTTAAATTCATATCAAAAG GCTATAATGGAAGTTGGAGAAGTTATTCAGTTTTATGATTCTGATAAGCGGTTTCCTGCTTGGGGATTTGGAGGCAAGATACCCGGTGGTACCGTATCTCACTGTTTTAATCTGAATGGGAATCCAGCTAGCTCTGAG GTGGTAAGAGTTGAAGGCATAATGGAAGCTTATGCTAGTGCTTTACACACAGTCCGCCTATCAGGACCCACTTTATTTGGTCCAGTAATCAACAAGGCTGCACAGATGGCTGCCGACTCCCTTTCATCGTATAACAGCACTAAATACTATGTATTGCTTATCATAACG GATGGAGTTGTTACAGATCTTCAAGAATCAATAAATGCTCTGGTAAACGCATCTGATCTTCCCTTGTCGATTCTTATAGTTGGTGTTGGAAGTGCTGATTTCACGAGCATGGAG GTACTTGATGCTGATAATGGACGCCGCCTACAAAGTTCTACTGGCCGTGTAGCTACACGAGATATAGTGCAGTTTGTCCCCATGGGAGAAGTACACT CTGGACAAATCTCTGTTGTGCAAGCTCTTTTGGAGGAACTACCTAATCAATTTTTGACTTTCATGCGGAGTAGAGATGTCAAACCCCTCACTTCCTATTTCCCTCATGCTGGATCCTCTACTCAATAG